The genomic segment CGTCCAGTTGCACTCTCTCAAGTCAAAATCAGAGTGCCGTGACCCGCCGCAATCAGGAACACGACCCAGGTCCGAGTACCCATCCTACGGCTTGCCCCGCCCGTTCGGCCAGTCCCCGGTGCGACGACAAATCGCCTTTGCCCACTCCAGAAGCGCCCTCATGCCGCCGCTCCGTCACAGAGCCGCAGTCGGGCCAGGAGCTGATCGGGATCGGGACAGCCGACCCGGTTCCGGCTCTTCCATTCGCCCTGTCGCTCCTGCAACCAATCGGCGAAGACGGACGGCGGGCACCACCCCTCCACCAGCGACCGGGTCAGAGCGTGCGCGTCGGAATCGGCCAACCGGAACGAACACACGCAGTTGTCGCGCCCGTCAATGGGGCGAACCCACTTCTTGACCTTGACCAGCCCGAACGGGTACGCATCGGTCACTTCGAGGCGCCACGCGTTCGCTTCAAAGGCAACGAAGTACAACCCGCGGACGCGTTTGATTGGGTGCTTTGGCATCGGAACTCACACGGACGAGCCCGGAAAAGAGCCACTTATCCCCTTCTCTTCTCCCGAACGCCAGATCACATTCACTCAAACGGTTGTGCGTTGCGAGCGGCGACACAGCGGCGGGCGGGGTGCGCGGGGCAGCTCGCGAACCGCCCGTCACCCGTTGAGAAAAGCTGCCGCTGCGGTCGCGGTGGCGCCGGGGTGCGTGTACTGCGGGTAATGACCGCACGCCGCAAACTCCACCCGGCGCACGTCGGGCAGGTGGTCCATCAGAACCGCCTCGCACCCCCACGGAACGATGGGGTCGCGGTCGCCGCCGATGAGCAGAACCGGCGTGCGGATCGCAGGTAAGAGCGGGCGCAGGTCGAGCGTGTCCAGGGCAACCGCCCGGCGCGACGCCGCGGCGATGGGCGTCTGTCCGTTGCACCAGAGGAACAGCTCGCGGACCAGCGGGGAGCACCCGCGCCACGTCGTCGGGTCCGCGCGGCGCATCGCGAACGCGCGGAGCGGGAGTTCACACACCCGGCCGGACCAGAACCGCCCCTGCCGCGCGCCGAGCCGCTCGTACCATTTCAGCGGCCGGTACGCGAACCCGCCTTGCAGCACGCAGCGCGTGAACCGCCGCGGGTCCGCGGCCAGGGCGAACAGCGCGACCGTCGATCCGAACGACGAGCCGAGCAGCGCAACGCGTTCCAGCTTCAAGTGGTCGAGTAGCGCGAGCAGGTCCGCCGCGTAATCGGGGTGACGGTAGGCGCCGAGTTTCGCACCGTCGTCGAGACCGTTGGGGAGTTCGTAAGCGACGCAGGTGAAACGCGCCGCGAGCCGGTGCATGACCATCGCGAAGCCGCGCGGCGCGTCCGAGAGGCCGTGAATGATAACGAGCGGCGGGCCACTACCCCAGACCACGTACCGCAGTCGGTAGCGGTCGGTGTGGAAGGTCGCGTGCGCGGCCCGTCGGGCGAACGCCGCGAGGGCGGCGCGGCATTCGGCGTCGGTGACATCGGGAAGGGTGACCACGGTCCCGCCTGGCGGCGCTCCGGGCGGGTAGGCGATCACTTCACCTCTTCGACCCGCCAGAGTTGCTTCTTGACCTTCTCGTCGGCCTTCTTCTGAATGATGCCGCCCTCGTCGTCGATGTCCAGCACCAATTCGCTCGACTTGCTCTTGAGTCGGCGTTCCTTGCCCTCGCCGGCCCACGCCCACCGCTGGTTCTCGACACCCTCGTCCTTCGCGTCCCAGACGATGACGGTCGCGCCCTCGTCCTTCGAATCATCGTTGACGTCCAGCACCTTGCCGCTCTTGCGGTTCACGAGCTTGTAATGCGTGCCGTCCTTCTCCAGTTTCCACTGCTGTGCCTTGTTGTCCGCGTCGGGTTTGGCGAGGACCGCGCGGGCGCCGGCCTCGTCGGAATCGTCCTTGACGGCCAGCACCTTGCCGGTGTCCACGTTCACGAGCCGGACGAACGTGTCGTCCGCCAGCGCCGGTGCGGAGGCGAGCGCGCAGGCGGCCAGAGCCACGAGTGAGCGGAACATGAGATCCTCCTGAGTTGGGACGTTGAAGTGCGGGAGCGTGCGACCCTGCACGGGAAGTGGCAGTGTGAGCAGCGGTGCCGGGTCGATGAGGATGCTATCAGACTGCGGCGACCGGACCAAGCCCGGCCCGGGCCGAGTGGGAAGGATTCACCGAATCACCACCCGCGGTTCACATCGGACGACGCAGCCGATATCCTGCCCCAAGAGCCGCCCGCACCGTTCGGAGCCCCGCATGCACGCGCTCATCGTCGCCGCACTCGTCGCCGTCGCACAGCCACCAGTCAAAGACGCCGCGTGGGAGCCCGCGCCGCGGGCCAAGGAATACCCCTGGATGTCTGTCGCGGCGTGGAAGAAACTGCACGAGGGGCACCTCGCCCGCAGCAAGAAGGGCGGCGTGGACGTAGTGTTCCTCGGCGACTCGATCACCCAAGGCTGGGACGGGGCCGGTGCCCCGGTGTGGAAGAAGCGGTTCGAGCCGCTGAACGCGGCCAACTACGGGATCGGCGGCGACACCACCCGCGAAGTGCTCTACCGGCTGAACGGTGGCATCCTCGACGGGATCAAGCCGAAGGTCGTCGTTCTGATGATCGGGACGAACAACTTCGGGCTGCCCGGCGACTCGGTCGCCGACACCGTCCGGGGGGTCGAGGCGGTGGTGGGGGCCGTGCGGAAGAAGGCCCCGGACGCGAAGGTGCTCTTGCTCGGCATCTTCCCGCGCGACAAGTCGGCCGGAACCCCCTTCCGCAAGAAGATCGCCGAGGCGAACGAGGCGCTGGCGAAGCTCGCCGACGCGAAGGCGGTGGTCTTCCTGGATCTGGGCAAGAAGTTCCTGGCGGCCGACGGCACCCTCCCGGCCGACGTCATGCCGGACGCCCTGCACCTCTCGGAGAAGGGGTACGGCATCTGGGCCGACGCGATCGACGAACCGCTGAAGGCGCTACTCAAGCCCTCCGAACCCCGGCCAACGACCGGGGGCTGAGGAAGCCCGGTCCTTTGACCGGGCGGTGGGCTGATGTGCCGCGCGACCGCTCTCGTCCGAACGGCTCAACCCGTCAGCTTGTCCAGCGCCTCCTGGTACTTCGCGGCGGTGCGGGCCACGACATCGGCGGGCAGTTCCGGCGGCGGACTGGCCTTGTCCCACGGCTGCGTTTCGAGCCAGTCGCGGACGAACTGCTTGTCGAACGACGGCGGCGACGCCCCGACGCGATACGTTTCCTTCGGCCAGTAGCGCGAACTGTCCGGCGTCAGCACTTCGTCTATGAGGATCAACTCGCGCCCCGGCGCCGGTAACAGCCCCCATTCGAGCTTCGTGTCGGCGAGGATGAGTCCGCGGCTCTCCGCGTACTTCGCGGCGCGGGTGTACACGTCCAGGGTCCGCGCTCTCAGTTCCGTGGCCGTTTCGAGCCCGACGGTCCGCGCCATCACCTCGAACGAGATGTTCTCGTCGTGCCCCTCTTCGGCCTTCGTCGCGGGGGTAAAAATCGGCTCCGGCAACCGACTCGCGAGCTGCAACCCGGCGGGCAGTTTGAGCCCGCAGACGGTGCCGTGCGCCTGGTACTCCTTCCACCCCGACCCGAGGAGGTAGCCGCGCGCAACGCACTCCACCGGGACCACGGTCGCCTTCTTCACCAGCATCGTCCGGCCGTCGAGTTCCGGCCGCTGGAACTCGGCCGGCAGCGCGGCCAGGTCCGCACTGATGAGGTGGTTCGGCACGTTCAGCCAGTCGAACCAGAACAGCGACATTTTCGTGAGCAGGCGGCCTTTGTTCGGAATGCCCGGGTGCAGCGTGTAGTCGAACGCGCTGATGCGGTCGGTGGCGACGATGACGAGCTTGTCGCCGAGGTCGTACACGTCGCGGACCTTGCCGCGGCGGGGCGTGTGCCCCGGCACCTGACTCTGTAACAGCGGTTCGACGGGCATAACGGGAGGTCCGTGGGAAGGCCGGTGCGGCGGGCGCCGGCGGTGGCATGTATTGTAGTGTGATACGCTCGCGCCGCGAACGCCCCACGGGGCACCGCCGCACCGCCGGAGCACCCCATGCTCAAGCACGAAGTGAAGCTCATCGACCCGGGCGCGGACCAGATCGTCGCGGCCCTCACGGAAACCACGGCCGGCGCGAACAAGCGGTGCCGCGCGCGGCTCCTGGCGGACGACCCGGCGAAGTGGCGGAAGTTCGCCCGCAAGGCCGCCGCGGCGGCCGAGGGCCACGCGCTGTTCCGCGGCGGCCGGGGCGGCGTGCCCGCGACGCAGGTGCTCGCCGCGTGGTGGACCGACGCGGCCGGGCGCAAGCACGTCGTCCTCCGCGGCCGGCGCGTGGAGCACGACGAGGCGAAGCGGCTGCTCCAGAGCGCCGACCTCGACGCGCGCCCGGCGCTCTGGCACGCGTACCCCGAGTACGTGTGCCGGCGGACGGTGGGCGCGGAGTCGCAGGTCGTGTGCGCGTGCGGGTGCGGGGCGGTGGGCACGCCCGAGTCGCTCGGGTGGATGGGCGAAACGTGCGGCCCGTGCTTCGACCGCAAACAGGAGGTCGGGCCGGCCGGGCTGAGCACGAATCTGCCCGGGGTCCTTTACGGCAACCGCGACCCGCTCGGAACGGTGGCGTGTTCGCCGGACGGCAGCCGCGTCGCGGCGAAGGAGGGCGACGACTGTGTCACCTACTGGGACATTCCGACCCGCACGCGGACCGTGACCCGGTTCCCCGGCGCGCACGTTGCGGACGTGGCGATCACCTCCGACGCCCGGCACCTGATCGCCGTCGGGTTCGGCGCCCTCGATCTGCGCGTCGGGCTGTTCGCCGCGTTCGACCTGACCACCGATCCGCCCGCCCGCATCGAGCGGGCGCTCGGAACCGACCGGCCGGCGTTCCGCGTCGTGGCGCTCCGCGCTGCCGGCGCCGCGGTCGTTCAATCGGTGCAGAACGACAACGCGACCCCGACCCGGGCGGACGTCGTTCGCGTCCCGTCGGGCGACCCGGTTCACGGCTTCAACCTGTCCGGCGACGACGTGGGGCGGCTCGCGGTTTCGCCCGACGGTACGCGTCTCGCCACCTGCGGGCGCCGGGTCGCGGTGTTCGACCTGCGAACCGGCGCATTGCAGCGCGAGTTCTGGCTCGCGGCCTGTTCCGACGTCGGGTTCTCCGCCGACGGCACGCGCGTAATCGGCTCGTACAGCGGGAAGCTCCAATCGCACGACCTCGCGACGGGAAAACCGATCGCCGACGGTCGCGTGGACCGGTCGAGGGGCGTGCCCCTCGCCGACGGGGCGCGATCGCTCGTCGTCGATCCGGCGGGCCGGTTCGTTTATGTCGGGAGCTGGCAGGGAAAGCTGTACGCGTTCGCCGCCGACTCACTGGAACTGTGCGCCGTGTTCGAGTGGCACCTCGGTGCCGTCCAAGGTTTGGCGCTGTCCGCCGACGGCTCGCGGCTGTTCAGCTCCGGCGGCGACGGGTGCGTGAAGGTGTGGCCGATCCGGGACTTACTGCGGGGCGTGAACGAGCCGCACGCGGCGACGTGAGCCGACACAGGGGCTGCGGTAAGGAGGGTGGTGCCCATGTTGAGAGGCCACAATGGCCCCGGAGCGGGCTCGGGGGTTCATCCCGCCTGATACGGCTGTGTCACTTTTGGGCCTTCGGCCCCTCCATCGTTCTCTTCAGTACAACAAGGGCGCGACGTGCGGCCGTCCGGGCGGCGGTCCCAGGGGAATCACTTCTTGAACGCGTCGCGGAGGATGTTGAACACCTTCTTGCCGCTTTCGATCACCTGTTCCCCGATCTTCTCGTACTGACCGGCGCGGCCTTCCTGCTCGAACGCCTTCAACACCGCCGTGCCGCGGGCGTGGTCGAGGTGCGACGCCAGTGCGGGGACCAGCCCCTCCGCCACGCCGAACCGCGCCCCGTCCGCGCCACACACGGGCACGATGTCCGTCGCGCGGTCGCCCATTTGCTCTTTCACCACGCCTACGCACTCGCGAATGTTCAGCTCCTTCGGCCGCGTGCCCGCCTTCCAGTCGTACGGCGGCGCCCACTCGGCCTTGGGACTGAGCAGATCGATGTGCGACACGACGACCACCACCGGCGGCATCTTGAGGTGCGGCTTGGCCGCGAACCACGCCCGGAGCCGGTCCAACAGCACGATGTCCTGTTGCCGGCCGGGGTTCACCGCCTGGGTGACCAGTACGATGAGGTCGGCGTCGCGCGACGCCTCCACCGCGGCGGCGAAGTCCGCGTCGGTCGGGCCGTCCTGACCGTACCCGCTGGTGTCGAGAATGCTGACCGGCTGACCATCGGGCAGCGCGTAGTCGTACCGGACGCCAGCCGTAACCGGCAGCCGGTCCACGGTCGCGGCGTGGCGCCCGAGCAGGGCGTTCACCAGGCTCGATTTGCCCGCTTTCACGGACCCGAGCACGCTGAGCGTGATCGCCTTCGGCCCGGCGTGGCCGGGTTGCGGAGCGGGGCCGAAGGCACCGCCAGGCCCGGCCGAGGGCGGAGCGTTCGCCGCGGTGGAGATGACGGCTTCGCCGAGGTCCGTCAGCGTCGGGGCCGGGCGCTGCGCCGGGTCGTCGGCCGGCGGCGCCTGGTGCTGCGCGAGCAGTTCGCGGTACCGCTTCGCGCCCACCTTCAGCCGCCCGCTGTTCAACTCGACCAAGTAGCGGCCTAGCTGGTGAATGAACGCGGTGTGGAACCACAGGACGACGTTGTCCTGGATGCGGTCCATCAGCGAGCCGAGAGCAGCCTTGCTGGCCAGGTAGCGGAGGGCCGTTTGTACCGGATCGAAAACGGCGGCCCCGGCCCAGTACACGTTCATGCCGGTCTTGTACCAGCCGACGGCCTTGCGCGCGCGTTTCATGTCGCGGATGCGGAGCATGTGCGAACCGGGCACATATTTTTGCACCAGTTCGTCGAGGTCCGCGGAGGCGAGTTCGACGCACGCGAGGACCTCCGGCAGCGTGAGGTGCTCGAACGGGTCGTCCGCGCCGGGGTTATAGATCGCGCCGACCTGCTTCGCGAGGTCGAGCGCCAGTTCCGTGTAGTGTTGCGGGTTTTCGAGCTGCGCGGTCGTCACCTTCTCAAACGACTTGCCCTTCTCGACCACTTTCTCCCATGCCACCTTGTCGCGGTCGGTCCAGTAGCCGGGCGGGCGCACCTCATCAACGGGCGGCAGGCTCTTCGGCTTCGTCCACCGCCACCCGAGGAAATAGGTAAAAGCGAAACACAGGAACATCGGAATCCACGCCCACACCATCCACCCTGTTGACCACAGGTGGTAGCCGCCGGCCCCCATGAGGAACGCGAAGGGGGTGAGGAACAGAACGGCCAGGAGGATCAGGCGGAACCGTGTCATGGGGTACCCCGGGGCGTT from the Frigoriglobus tundricola genome contains:
- a CDS encoding alpha/beta fold hydrolase; translation: MIAYPPGAPPGGTVVTLPDVTDAECRAALAAFARRAAHATFHTDRYRLRYVVWGSGPPLVIIHGLSDAPRGFAMVMHRLAARFTCVAYELPNGLDDGAKLGAYRHPDYAADLLALLDHLKLERVALLGSSFGSTVALFALAADPRRFTRCVLQGGFAYRPLKWYERLGARQGRFWSGRVCELPLRAFAMRRADPTTWRGCSPLVRELFLWCNGQTPIAAASRRAVALDTLDLRPLLPAIRTPVLLIGGDRDPIVPWGCEAVLMDHLPDVRRVEFAACGHYPQYTHPGATATAAAAFLNG
- a CDS encoding RICIN domain-containing protein — translated: MFRSLVALAACALASAPALADDTFVRLVNVDTGKVLAVKDDSDEAGARAVLAKPDADNKAQQWKLEKDGTHYKLVNRKSGKVLDVNDDSKDEGATVIVWDAKDEGVENQRWAWAGEGKERRLKSKSSELVLDIDDEGGIIQKKADEKVKKQLWRVEEVK
- a CDS encoding GDSL-type esterase/lipase family protein, with protein sequence MHALIVAALVAVAQPPVKDAAWEPAPRAKEYPWMSVAAWKKLHEGHLARSKKGGVDVVFLGDSITQGWDGAGAPVWKKRFEPLNAANYGIGGDTTREVLYRLNGGILDGIKPKVVVLMIGTNNFGLPGDSVADTVRGVEAVVGAVRKKAPDAKVLLLGIFPRDKSAGTPFRKKIAEANEALAKLADAKAVVFLDLGKKFLAADGTLPADVMPDALHLSEKGYGIWADAIDEPLKALLKPSEPRPTTGG
- a CDS encoding phosphoribosylaminoimidazolesuccinocarboxamide synthase — translated: MPVEPLLQSQVPGHTPRRGKVRDVYDLGDKLVIVATDRISAFDYTLHPGIPNKGRLLTKMSLFWFDWLNVPNHLISADLAALPAEFQRPELDGRTMLVKKATVVPVECVARGYLLGSGWKEYQAHGTVCGLKLPAGLQLASRLPEPIFTPATKAEEGHDENISFEVMARTVGLETATELRARTLDVYTRAAKYAESRGLILADTKLEWGLLPAPGRELILIDEVLTPDSSRYWPKETYRVGASPPSFDKQFVRDWLETQPWDKASPPPELPADVVARTAAKYQEALDKLTG
- a CDS encoding WD40 repeat domain-containing protein; translation: MLKHEVKLIDPGADQIVAALTETTAGANKRCRARLLADDPAKWRKFARKAAAAAEGHALFRGGRGGVPATQVLAAWWTDAAGRKHVVLRGRRVEHDEAKRLLQSADLDARPALWHAYPEYVCRRTVGAESQVVCACGCGAVGTPESLGWMGETCGPCFDRKQEVGPAGLSTNLPGVLYGNRDPLGTVACSPDGSRVAAKEGDDCVTYWDIPTRTRTVTRFPGAHVADVAITSDARHLIAVGFGALDLRVGLFAAFDLTTDPPARIERALGTDRPAFRVVALRAAGAAVVQSVQNDNATPTRADVVRVPSGDPVHGFNLSGDDVGRLAVSPDGTRLATCGRRVAVFDLRTGALQREFWLAACSDVGFSADGTRVIGSYSGKLQSHDLATGKPIADGRVDRSRGVPLADGARSLVVDPAGRFVYVGSWQGKLYAFAADSLELCAVFEWHLGAVQGLALSADGSRLFSSGGDGCVKVWPIRDLLRGVNEPHAAT
- a CDS encoding GTPase family protein; this translates as MTRFRLILLAVLFLTPFAFLMGAGGYHLWSTGWMVWAWIPMFLCFAFTYFLGWRWTKPKSLPPVDEVRPPGYWTDRDKVAWEKVVEKGKSFEKVTTAQLENPQHYTELALDLAKQVGAIYNPGADDPFEHLTLPEVLACVELASADLDELVQKYVPGSHMLRIRDMKRARKAVGWYKTGMNVYWAGAAVFDPVQTALRYLASKAALGSLMDRIQDNVVLWFHTAFIHQLGRYLVELNSGRLKVGAKRYRELLAQHQAPPADDPAQRPAPTLTDLGEAVISTAANAPPSAGPGGAFGPAPQPGHAGPKAITLSVLGSVKAGKSSLVNALLGRHAATVDRLPVTAGVRYDYALPDGQPVSILDTSGYGQDGPTDADFAAAVEASRDADLIVLVTQAVNPGRQQDIVLLDRLRAWFAAKPHLKMPPVVVVVSHIDLLSPKAEWAPPYDWKAGTRPKELNIRECVGVVKEQMGDRATDIVPVCGADGARFGVAEGLVPALASHLDHARGTAVLKAFEQEGRAGQYEKIGEQVIESGKKVFNILRDAFKK